The genomic window GAGGAGGCACGAGTGCATCGCCTTTTGCCCGCTTTCCAATTTTCCCTCCCCCTCATCAAGTCATCACACAACCGGGTGGCCACAGCGTTTTACCTGTGGCGCCCCGCCCCACCCCACTCCCTTCTCTGTTTTATAGCACCCCCTGCCCGCCTGCGTCCTCGGTTTTTCTCCGCTGAGCTTTCCTTCAACCCCGCTCAACTCCCGTCCTTCCTCCCTACAAATCTGGTCTGCTGGCCGCCGGGTCTCTCGCGCTCGCGCAACTACCTCAAAACCCTAGCCACCCTCGCGACCCAGTCGATTGGATCgcccgcttcctcctcctcctcctccacccacACCCAGGTGCGTCGGCTGCCGGATTCTCCTCGCCCTCCCTACCCGCTTCCATGTCTATATGTATGTATATGTCGTTTGCCGGGAAGCGCTTGCTCCTGTCTGTTATCGTCTCCGATGCGCGCCGGGATTTTCGTTTTCCGCCGATTCGTGCCAGATTCACGACTCTCTGAAACCTGTTTTCTTTAGATATCTCTTTCTGACTGTGCGCGTGTTTCTTCTTTCATGGTTCTTGTGATTGTGTGATGTGCAGAGAAAGTCATGGCATGCCCGTTTGTTGGTTTGGTTTTCCTCTGAGATAAGAAATTTTTTGGCGGCTTTCATTCATGCGCTCTTTCCTCTCCTTTCCTTTCCTTTAGCATGCAGCCTTTTGCGCCCCCTTTTTTGGTGCTTTCTGTTCAGGGTGAGCAATCTGGTGATACAAACGGCCGCcgctggaatttgtttcttacctCTTTTTCTCATACCGGGTCGTTATGGATTATGGCTCCCGATTTCTAGTTTTTCATGGGCCATTCCTCAAGGCATATGGACGTGTTTGCCTCAGATTTGTCTTCTCTGTTTCGGTTGCCCTTGTTAATTCGATGACTGACAGGGAAGATCATTTCGGTGGATGTCCCTTTGTATCACCTGTCACTATTCGTGCTTCGTTAAATTATGGCTGGGTTGATGTACAAAACTTTAGATTCTTGCGAATGCTAATTACAGAATTAGAGTTATAATAGTAATAAACGTCTTATCGCTTTTGCTTGTTTTCTTGGGTATGCAATCCCTTCAGGGGTATGATACATTTCCATTTCTCaacttttcgaaaaaaaaaatcaTTTCTCAAGCGAAGTAAAAAGGTGAAGACTCACCGGCGTTTCCTCACGAACTTTGTGAAAACCTGTCATAATATTGTCCAGTTGCACGGTTTGGGTTGGCGTCTAGGTTTTGGGAATTAAGACTCGGCGAGTTGCCATGGATAACAAGGCTGGCTGTCTCACGAATAATTACTTATTGATGTCAATGTTTGATCTGAAAAGCAAATCATAGCTGATGGGATCGTTGTATCTTTATTGATTGGAGGCTCCTCCAAAAGCACTGGCACTAATCCTATGACGAAAAAAATGCAACAATATTATATCTAAGCTAGCTACTGCCAGACTGCCAACAACTGTGGCTTGTCGCAAAGAGATTGGTCACCATTGCTTTTGCAATGTTTGGCAAAAGGGTCGTTTTATCAGCCTGGCAGGATGCTAAGGAAGTGCAGCATCCCATAGTTGTGGTAGTGAGACAAATAAGAGCCATACTTGTGGCAAAGTTTGGTTATGCAAAAAATGTGATGCCATATTGATTGAGGCGGCGTCTAGTTTTAGGTTGTCCCAACTTCTGTAAGGGCATGCACAAGAATCTGATGCGCGCGCTAAGCatatgaagaattgaagaccttACTATAACTCTTTTAGTTGTGAGTGAAGACTACCTTTTTCCTTCTTTTCGACAAACTGgtcatacaatcatctcctggcaaGTAATACATACTGAACTTAAAAATACTGTAGAAGGGATGAGCTAGTAGTAAGTGAATAGGATCTCCCCGAAGTTGGTGTTATTCTGATAACCCTGTGGTTGGTACTTCCTATAATGTGTTTTGCAAAAGGAACATGACATAATTTTTAGCTATAATATGTGGGCTACAGTGTCAGCAACTTTAACATTTTCCTTCTGATGTGCACTAAAAATAGACAAGTGAAACATGTATTTAGCATGATCTACAATCTTTTATCCACCACATAAATTTTAACAAGACTATGTTCTTTTTGCAGGGACCGCTGATTTCACTCCTGTGTGTTCTCAACTCATTTGGGCTCCGCGAGTGCTGCTATACTGGGTATAATTCATCATCTTTGATATCTTCTTTGATATCTTCTTTATTTTAAGGTCCTACATACCGACATTTTTCTGCCTTGCTACTGCATCTTATGAAGTGTACTTGTTGTTGGTTATCTTATGCAAATCAAAGATGAAACTGCACATTCTATTTCTTATGAAAGAATTAACAGGAAGCACGTATTCCTGTTCAGAGCAAAAGGTGTCATGCTGTTCAACTTCATTACTTGTTATAAGATAATGGGGTGCTGGTATTCAAATAAACAACAGATGACAAATGTTTAATGCAGTTGGAACTGCAATATTGAATTACACCTGGCCATCTATAGGGTCTAAGATTTGTTGTCCCCTCAACTGATATAGTACATGTGTAATCAATCTTTCTGATCTTTGATCTGTGTAGGCACTTACAGATCAACAAATAAAAATGATACATATAGACTCATCTCAAAACAATGCTATGCAATGTTataatcttatactccctccgtctcgaattacttgtcttacatttgtctagatacggatgtatctagacacgttttagtgtttgatacatccgtatcaaatctaagacaagtaatttgggacggaggtacTAATATCTTGAGAGAATATGATTATAAAAGCTAATTATTGAAGTCACTACAAAATTCTAAACAGAGTCTGTTAAATTTACAAGTTGAACGGTTTAGCATTAGGGTAAACCAACATTAGTTTGTTTTGAATTATAAAGGCACCGACAATTCTAGGATCTGTTGATCATGACAGAAGTGGACATGTCATGACTGTGCTCTCCTTTTAGTAGATAGCTGCTCCTGGTTGTGGTCTCCTTTTCTCTTTGTGTGCAATTTTTATGACCCTTTAATGTTAAGTAGCCTTTTATggatctatttttatttttgctGCATGAGCTTTGTAGTTGAGACTTCCTAGATTCTCACCTCATATTTTTTTACTAATCAGCAGGATCATCACTTTCTGTTTGGCCTGAACTGTGGAAGTTTCTAAGTAGAAACTGAGGGTCAGTTCAAAACTTCATCCCACTCACCCCATACATACTGGCGAGAAATGGATCGTGATGATGTATCTGGCTTTGTTAGCGGGGGTTGCAAGCTGTTCTGAGTTTTCTAACCTAGTAGAAGTTAATAAATAAAGTTATGATACCAGGAAGTCAGTCAACTGGTGGTTCTTTTCATTTACTAATTGGTTGATGTTTCCGAATTGGAATGGACAAAACTTCTCATGGCCTTGGATTTGGTGATAGCATCAACTCGTTAAACACTTGTCATTACCAGAGCTCAGTCCAACATACTGCTCAGCATAGAGGCACTACACTTGATTCCACATCATACTCCAGCTTTTCATTCACTAACACAAAAGCCCTGAAAAGGAAGTGGGGTACTATGGCGGGAGCAGAAGGTACTGGGGATGCATTACTCACTCTGGGTTTAGGCCGTTCACCAAGTTCATCTGACAATAGCAAAGTAAGCTCTGCCACAGCTTGTGCAATGTCTCCGTGCTCGCTAAAGGAGGCTGATGAGGAGTCATCTGTTGATCTTAGCTTGAATTTTGAGCTTTCCCTTGGCAATGATGTTGCACACTTCCAAAGGAAATCCTCTGCTGGTTTGGTGGCCAAATCTCCTAAACTGGATCTTCAGTTGAGTTTATCCACTGGCTCACCTGAATCTGCTGTCACTTGTACAAATATGGTGTCACCAAATATTCATGATGGCTTGGACATACCAGTGACCTATTCATTACCAGCCATTATAGGGAATGGGTCAGCACCGTCTAGTTGGGGTTTTGAGCACTCTGTGATTTCATCATCATATGCGTCTGAAGCAACATATGCCTTCCCATTTTCGAAGATACCCAGACAAGAGAATGGTACTTTGTCTTCGCCAGTCATATCGTCAACTCTGCCAGCAAGTGTGAAGAGCTCGGTTGCCTGTACTTCGGTGGTAACTAACCCTCAGCAGCGCAATCTTAACACTAAAACCTGCCAGTTCCCTGGATGTGGGAAAGGGGCAAGAGGTGCATCAGGGCATTGCATAGCCCATGGTGGTGGTAGGCGATGCCAGAAACCTGGTTGCCAGAAGGGTGCTGAAGGAAGGACCATATATTGCAAGGCCCATGGCGGAGGGAGGAGATGCGAGTTTCTTGGATGTACAAAGAGCGCTGAAGGGCGCACCGACCACTGCATTGCCCATGGTGGTGGCCGCCGGTGCAGTAATGATGGCTGCTCCCGTGCTGCCCGAGGAAGATCTGGCTTATGCATCAGGCATGGAGGTGGAAAAAGGTGTCAGCAAGACAAGTGCACCAAGAGCGCAGAAGGTCATTCTGGCCTCTGCATCTCTCATGGGGGTGGGAGGCGTTGCCAATTTCCAGAATGTGCAAAGGGTGCACAGGGAAGCACAAAGTTCTGCAAGGCGCACGGTGGAGGCAAGCGCTGCACTTTCTTGGGCTGTACCAAAGGAGCTGAAGGCAGCACCCCTTACTGCAAGGGCCACGGAGGAGGCAAGCGCTGCTTGTTTGAGGGTGGTGGAGTGTGCCCCAAGAGCGTGCATGGCGGGACGCAGTACTGTGTTGCGCACGGTGGTGGGAAGAGGTGCGCTATTTCTGATTGCACCAAGAGTGCTAGAGGGCGGACGGAGTACTGTGTGCGCCATGGTGGTGGCAAGAGATGCAGGTTCGACGGCTGTGTGAAGAGTGCGCAGGGGAGCACTGATTTCTGCAAGGCGCACGGGGGAGGCAAGCGCTGCTCATGGGGCCTGCCGGACTCGAGCTTCGGTATTGGCACAGAGCAGTGTGATAAATTTGCTCGCAGCAAGACTGGCCTCTGTTCAGCTCACACCGCTCTAGTCCAGGACCACTGTGTTCATGGTGGTGGTACATTAGGCCCTGTGATCCACCACTTCGCCACAGATGTTAAACCCGACGAGATGGAAGTTGCTGCAGCAGTGAAGGTTGATCCTGTTTCGATGCAGTCGGAGCCTCCATTGCCGGAGGGCAGGGTGCATGGCGGCGGGCTGCTGGCGCTGCTTTCTCGCGGCGGAAACCACACAGGCCCTGTTGGTAACTCGGAGAACGGCGCTTCTGTCATGATGGCGTGGATGTGAGTGGGCGGACATTCTCATCAAGAATTGGTTGCTTCAAGTTTTGATCTGTTTCCAGAGCTAATGCTGTGATCCACATTTCACCAATTGTTGTCCTAGTCGTTTGGAAGTGATAGGGGACATATATCCTCCGTGTAGAATAAATAAGGGAGAGCGTTGTGGGATTCTCTGTTAttgtaattaattaattattaatgtcGTCAAACTGCCCTTGCTTTGTGTTTATTACAATATATATGTAGTCTGATACTGCTTCACATTTCCTACTTGGATGTCATCTCTCCGCAGTTTGCTTTCCTTCGTGTTTCTGGTAATAGTGCAGCAGGTAGTATAATTTTTTGGCGGGTAGAAGTACGTCGTCTATTGATCGGATGAGGGTTATTTGGTTATCGATTATTCATCAGataattctctttttttttgcgagtcATCGGATAATTCTCTGTCGCCATGAACGTTGATGCACATGTCATTGCTAGAAACTCTATACCAACCAAAACACCAACCAAAGAGACCCTGGGAATCTGACTTCTAGGTGGTGGTTTCCTCCAGAAATTCCATATAGGCGTCCTGCGCCAATGTCAAACGCAACCTCGATTGCACTGGTTCTTCCTTAACCAGCACGCAACATGAATGATCTCCGAAAAGGAAAAGGAGATGATATGCAGTTAACTCAAGAGTAAAGGTTAATATGCACATGTAGCGACCAGATCTCAGACAGGGATCGGTAATGCTGATACGCGCAGTACTTGAAgaatttataatagagtagcaatcacacacttattacattgaatgtctcaaaagagaacttattacaataaatatggcttaaggccatctaataacgataacagcggaaagcttggaagataagtgagtccatcaactccaacgacatcactgagtataagatcacgacctaagacaccttactcgtcgtctgaaaagtctgcaacatgaacgttgcagcccgaaaacgggtcagcacatggaatatgctgacaatgtaacacatagagagtaatgaacagaataatgctatcactacatgcatatatggctggtggaaagctgtatggttacagttttgcataaagccattttttctacaacaaaggaatatattttatttaactatgatggtggttgttaaatattgagaaggttcctccaactcaatctcaattaagcatcatcattaacccaacaaaattaaattaagtaacatgatgagattcacatgataatccaggtactagatactccaaacgtccataaccggggatacggctaaccatgattagtttatacactctgcagaggtttgcgcacttttccccgcaagactcgatctcctccgcttgatttctcgcactacatggtgtttgagagacggatgatcgagacacagtctttcagaagcattaactctttactctggatagaCAATatcaacctacatcccctacatttgctagtctaccactgaaagaggtcacacaacatactcaactatgctagagcgcaTAGTAGTTtgcggctgcacacgaaagtttctagcatgaataatctcatgatccctttgagcctgggtgacggtccataggagaatcacacggtaccccgggattttcaaaaaaatacaggcaacaccggGTTCCCCAGTTGACTCAATCtatccagatgtgtattaaagttgccaccttaaataaaccattacttaacaatactcacatcggtcatggatacactcacccaatccacgtctactcgcatagcatagcaatataagcaaacatagaagtaactcccaaaggtttgataataaaacaggtattaggttctacctcatctacttcccaaaactcacatattaatcagatcctaaccatgcaattgtttgaggattgatctaatgcaataaaactgggtagtaaagaggtatgatcaaagtgttacttgtcttgctgatgatccgtgaaacctagagactcgtagtagcaagcggcgcactccggatactctatcgcaaacaaacaagcatacaataagcactcatctaatgcacacgtaaaacacaaataagagatctaaccagaaagttcaacttaagaactccggtttgtaaaaagaatcaaatcaaacgaagcaacgaaactcaaacggcgaaagaaacaggcttcatttactaatctggacctaattcaaattttacggtagcaaaaacttgtttgagtaggttaaacggaaaaagggtttcgagacgaaactctaggcgcttgaatcacctgattccgataaacgagcgaaaagttatactagaacgaaaatcggatcagaaatcgcgatcggaaataatcgcggaaaatccgagaaaaagaaaaacggacgaacaggctaacgaatgaacgttcgctgtctgcggctaaacgacgaaaaccattcgttaaaacgaacgtacggacgaacgtccacaaaataaactaaaccgaatCGGATCTAAAAACACggatctagggttttgaaaaaaacgATCGATTTTCTCGcaaaaaccgaggcggcggcggctacctccggcgagggcggtggcagggtcggcggcggcggtcaacggcggcggcgcgggcggcggctcgcagcggcggcggatcggggctagggtttcgggggcgggCGACTGGGCTGGTGGGGTGGCCTCCTggcttataagggccggccgggccaggagtcCGGGACGGACACGAcccggtaggtcggttcgttttttttaaataatttcgcgcagaaaaaaaaataaaaaaaatactaaacgaactccaaaaatcccgaaataaattatccccgtcctctaaaaataagacggactaggtgaacatttatttgggcctaaaattcaattttgaaaaacgcatttttcctaattcaaaataaaatagcgataaactccgaaataaaatcttatttgattttattattaaatctccaatatttctttattttgggaaagtcattttattccctctctcttatttttataattgaaatatttgaagataaaataattaaaatcaaatgattctattttcaaaatttgagaaaactcaaatatgaaaataacgaaatccccaactctctccgtgggtccttgagttgcgtagaatttctaggatctagccaaaatgcaataaaacatgatatgcaataatgatctagtgtataacattccaaattgaaaatttgggatgttacaaacctacccccttaagatgaatctcgccctcgagattcgggttagctagaaaataggtgagggtggttcttcagtagatcttcttctcgctctcaggtggcttcatcctctgtatggtggctccactgaactttacaaaacttgataaccttgctgcgggtgactcggctggcataatcgagaatcttgactggtttctcctcataggttaaatcactatccaactgaatcgcttctagtggcactgtatctctcagcggtatatcagccaagtctgcgtggcacttcttcaactgggaaacgtggaacacatcatgaactcctgacaatccttcgggcaattccaacttgtaagcaacttctcccatacgctccaaaactttgtatggtcccataaaacgtggcgctaactttcctttaactccaaaacgcttaactcctcgaagtggggatacatgaagataaactctgtcttcgACTTCGTatactgtctccttgcgtttagaatctgcatagcttttctgcctggactgggctaccttgagcctatcgcgaatcaacttaactgtctcttcagactccttaatcaaatctggtccaaacagctaacggtctccaacttcatcccacaacaatggtgtcctgcacctccttccgtacaaagcttcgaaaggggccatcttcaaactggattgataactgttgttgtaagagaactctgcatatggcaatttgttgtctgctatgtcttgagcttgcgttggtttttcttgaagatgaaagggtgatgcagcaatagtagcgtaagtatttccctcaatttttaagaaccaaggtatcaatccagtaggaggctcctcaaaagtcccatgtacctacacaaacaaacaaagaactcgcaaccaacgcaataaaggggttgtcaatcccttcacggccacttgcgaaagtgagatctgatagagatagtatgataagataaatatatttttggtattttataatatagatgcagaaagtaaagatgcaaataaaagtagaatgaaagcttatatgataaaagatagacccgtgggccataggtttcactagtggcttctctcaagatagcataagtattacggtgggtgaacaaattactgtcgagcaattgatagaaaagcgaataattatgagattatctaggcatgatcatgtatataggcatcacgtccgcgacaagtagaccgactcctgcctgcatctactactatcactccacacatcgaccgctatccagcatgcatctagagtattatgttcataagaacagagtaacgcattaagaaagatgacatgatgtagagggataaactcaagcaatatgatataaaccccatctttttatcctcgatggcaacaatacaatacgtgccttgcaaccctttctgtcactgggtaaggacaccacaagattgaacccaaagctaagcacttctcccatggaaagaaagatcaatctagtaggccaaaccaaactgataattcgaagagacttgcaaagataactcaatcatacataaaagaattcagagaagattcaaatatttctcatagataaacttgatcacaaacccacaattcatcggatctcgacaaacacaccgcaaaaagagtttacatcaaatagatctccacaagagagggggagaacattgtattgagatccaaaaagagagaagaagccatctagctaataactatggacccgaaggtctgtggtaaactactcacaactcatcagagcggctatggtgtcgatgtagaagccctccatggtcgattccccctccggcggagtgccggcgaaggctccaagatgggatctcgcggatacagaaggttacggcggtggatattgtttttcgttggctccctggatgttttcggggtacgtaggtatatataggaggaagaagaacgtcggtggccgctcgtggggcccaggagaggtgggcgcgccctcctatctcctggctgcctcgattgcttcttgacttgcactccaagtcctctggatcacgttcgttccaaaaatcacgcttccgaaggtttcattccgtttggactccgttttatattccttttcttcgaaatactaaaataggcaaaaaaaacagcaatacgggctgggcctccggttagtaggttagtcccaaaagatataaatgtaaaataaagcccataaacatccaaaaggggtaatataatagcatggaacaataaaaaattatagatacgttggagacgtatcaagcatccccaagcttaattcctgctcgtgctcgagtaggtaaatgataaaaacagaatttttgatgtggaatgctacctagcataattctcaatgtaattttatttattgtggcatgaatgttcagatccaaacgattcaaaataaaagttgatattgataaaagaaatagtaatacttcaatcatactaatcaaagcaatcatgtcttctcaaaataacatggcgaaagaaagttcatccctacaaaatcatatagttagactatgcttcattttcgtcacacaaaaatgttccaaaattctacacccccgataacaagccaagcaattgttttgtacttaaataatctcaaacttttttaactttcacgcaatacatgagcgtgagccatagatatagcactatcggtggaatagaatatgatgatggggattgtgtggagaagacaaaaaaaggagaaagtctcacattgacgaggatagtcaacgagctatggagatgcccatcaattgatgtcaacatgaggagagggattgccatgcaacagatgcactagagctataaatgaatgaaagctcaacataagaaaactagtgggtgtgcatccaacttgcttgctcacgaagacctagggcatttgaggaagcccatcgtaggaatatacaagccaagttctataatgaaaaattcccactagtatatgaaagtgacaacatatgagactctctatatgaaaaacatggtgctactttgaagcacaatatatgagactcactatataaaGAACATgaagctactttgaagcacaagtgtggaaaagagatagtaacattgcccctttttttccttttttttcttctattttttctttggcctttctttttcttttggcctttctttctttatctttttttttctttttgggcaatgctctaataatgatgatcatcacactttcattgattacaacatatgaattacaactcaaaactagaacaagatatgactctatatgaatgcctccggcggtgtaccgggatggtgcaatgaatcaaaagtgacatgtatgaaaaattatgcatggttgctttgccacaaatacgatgtcaactacatggtcatgcaatggcaatatgacaaaagtaatgtatgtcatgatgataaacggaatggtggaaagttgcatggcaatatatctcggaatggctatggaaatgccataataggtaggtatggtggctgttttgaggaagatataaggaggtttatgtgtgacagagcgtatcgtattatggggtttggatgcaccgacgaagtttgcaccaactctcaaggtgagaaagggcaatgcacggtaccgaagaggctagcaatggtggaaaggtaaaagtgcgtataatccatgggctcaacattagtcaaaagaactcatatacttattacaaaaatttagaagtcaacaa from Triticum aestivum cultivar Chinese Spring chromosome 3B, IWGSC CS RefSeq v2.1, whole genome shotgun sequence includes these protein-coding regions:
- the LOC123070164 gene encoding uncharacterized protein produces the protein MDKTSHGLGFGDSINSLNTCHYQSSVQHTAQHRGTTLDSTSYSSFSFTNTKALKRKWGTMAGAEGTGDALLTLGLGRSPSSSDNSKVSSATACAMSPCSLKEADEESSVDLSLNFELSLGNDVAHFQRKSSAGLVAKSPKLDLQLSLSTGSPESAVTCTNMVSPNIHDGLDIPVTYSLPAIIGNGSAPSSWGFEHSVISSSYASEATYAFPFSKIPRQENGTLSSPVISSTLPASVKSSVACTSVVTNPQQRNLNTKTCQFPGCGKGARGASGHCIAHGGGRRCQKPGCQKGAEGRTIYCKAHGGGRRCEFLGCTKSAEGRTDHCIAHGGGRRCSNDGCSRAARGRSGLCIRHGGGKRCQQDKCTKSAEGHSGLCISHGGGRRCQFPECAKGAQGSTKFCKAHGGGKRCTFLGCTKGAEGSTPYCKGHGGGKRCLFEGGGVCPKSVHGGTQYCVAHGGGKRCAISDCTKSARGRTEYCVRHGGGKRCRFDGCVKSAQGSTDFCKAHGGGKRCSWGLPDSSFGIGTEQCDKFARSKTGLCSAHTALVQDHCVHGGGTLGPVIHHFATDVKPDEMEVAAAVKVDPVSMQSEPPLPEGRVHGGGLLALLSRGGNHTGPVGNSENGASVMMAWM